A single genomic interval of Helianthus annuus cultivar XRQ/B chromosome 6, HanXRQr2.0-SUNRISE, whole genome shotgun sequence harbors:
- the LOC110864535 gene encoding protein ABCI7, chloroplastic, with the protein MAVSAFTPTIFSTPSQSFTIPTTPHLSNFTKPKKIKSLSPITALSDPFVLQIAESLEDSLPSSSSSSQHLQKLRDFASEALLSTPWPSRKDEPFRFTDISFIKKSEITPVSPPPPQSLTNLSVFGDTLLVNLTIVDGYIVDSLSQLSGLPDGVYVGSLCKISSSEITKRVVEFLPVNEQGDLFWSLNGVGSPDLVVVYVPEGCRFEGPLHLRYVASEGSDKDSRKLPVSNPRVLVVVEKGGEIGIVEEFMGGDGGLSYWTNSVMEVVIGEEAKVSHSYIQTQSLSSAHIKWTSVRQEKSSSYDLVEVSTGGKLSRHNVHVQQVGSDTITGLSTFHLSGCDQTQDLHSKIVLDHPRGFSRQLHKCIVAHSLGQAVFDGNIKVNRYAQQTDAGQLTRSLILEPRATVNVKPNLQIIADDVKCSHGAAICDLEEDQLFYLQARGIDLKTARKALIVSFGAEVIERFPSSDLRKKVELYVKKLLDPEVEMDM; encoded by the exons ATGGCTGTTTCAGCTTTCACACCCACCATCTTCTCAACCCCATCTCAATCTTTCACAATACCCACAACTCCACACCTCTCAAACTtcacaaaaccaaaaaaaatcaaatcttTATCCCCAATCACCGCCCTTTCAGACCCATTTGTTCTCCAAATTGCAGAATCTTTAGAAGACTCTCTcccctcttcatcatcatcatcacaacatCTTCAAAAGCTTAGAGATTTTGCTTCAGAAGCCCTTCTTTCCACCCCATGGCCTTCAAGAAAGGACGAACCTTTTAGGTTTACAGACATATCTTTCATCAAGAAATCAGAGATTACACCTGTTTCACCCCCTCCACCACAATCTTTGACCAATTTGAGTGTTTTTGGAGATACCCTTTTGGTTAATTTGACTATAGTTGATGGGTACATTGTTGATTCTTTATCCCAATTATCAGGGTTGCCAGATGGGGTTTATGTTGGGAGCTTGTGTAAGATTAGTTCAAGTGAAATTACAAAAAGGGTAGTTGAGTTTTTGCCTGTTAATGAACAAGGTGACTTGTTTTGGTCACTTAATGGTGTTGGGTCACCTGATTTGGTGGTGGTTTATGTGCCAGAAGGGTGTAGGTTTGAGGGTCCATTGCATTTGAGGTATGTTGCTAGTGAAGGGAGTGATAAAGATTCGAGAAAGTTGCCGGTTTCGAATCCGAGGGTGTTAGTGGTGGTGGAGAAAGGCGGGGAGATTGGGATAGTTGAAGAGTTtatgggtggtgatggtggtttgaGTTATTGGACTAATTCGGTTATGGAAGTGGTGATTGGTGAAGAAGCTAAAGTTAGCCACTCGTATATTCAGACTCAGTCGTTGAGCTCGGCTCATATTAAATGGACCTCCGTTCGGCAG GAAAAGTCAAGTAGTTATGATTTAGTAGAAGTAAGCACGGGTGGCAAGTTAAGTAGACACAATGTTCACGTGCAACAAGTTGGGTCGGACACAATCACGGGATTATCGACATTTCATTTGTCTGGTTGTGATCAAACGCAAGATCTACATAGTAAAATAGTGTTGGATCATCCACGAGGGTTTTCTAGGCAACTTCACAAGTGCATTGTGGCTCATTCACTCGGTCAAGCTGTTTTTGATGGCAACATTAAGGTCAACAG ATACGCACAACAGACGGATGCAGGGCAACTAACACGGAGCCTAATTCTCGAGCCACGTGCAACAGTTAATGTGAAACCGAATTTGCAGATAATTGCGGATGACGTAAAGTGTTCTCATGGAGCTGCGATCTGTGATTTGGAAGAGGACCAGTTGTTTTATCTTCAGGCAAGAGGTATTGATTTGAAAACGGCTCGAAAAGCTCTAATCGTCTCGTTTGGGGCCGAGGTTATTGAGCGGTTTCCGTCCAGTGATCTCAGAAAGAAGGTGGAACTTTATGTAAAGAAGTTGCTTGATCCTGAAGTAGAAATGGATATGTAA
- the LOC110864536 gene encoding MND1-interacting protein 1 — MGCTVRDKHIRTNRRPRVPKSDSDSTDKSLANKLNFQLGFNELSPNSDSNPSFNENSGWGYCTEEQLEEILMKNLDFLYNEAIAKLVALGYDEDVALRAVLTNGHCYGGMDVLTNILHNSLAFLNSVSNGSSNGNEGDCVVSEHVFDDLRQLEGFSLAGMVCLLQQLKPQLSKGDAMWCLLMSDLHVGRASVMEIPGSSSNGNGNGNGDGCSNGESSGPVVSNVEKMSNDSVGVTPALCRFHGGWGFGSGGTADFPMSRFLSYAASELSLQREIECPKRFNLTPSMKVLLKRNVAMFAAGYRAKKKDAQVGPSSLSNGHSSNAIEAVAEKTEEAVKNQEGVNMMLSKFRDMNLEGDTEYVPEDQKDEMILSLMHQIKDLEKQVKERKEWAHQKAMQAARKLSNDLTELKMLRMEREETQRLKQGKPTVEDPTMKRLSEMETALRKASGQVDRANAAVRRLETENAEIRAEMEASKLSASESVNTCLEVARREKKYLKRLLAWEKQRVKLQEDIAAEKRMIVELQEEMVRVEAAKKAAEAKWKQEQKAKERALAQVEEERRLKEATEVNNKRKQEALRSKIELDFQRHKDDLQRLEQELARLKTSTNSDNKHPTNESANETPNGSHPTIARLLHELDNLDNFDEKESGIDRECILCLKDEVSVVFLPCAHQVVCASCNDEYGTKGKATCPICRVVIEQRIRVFGASS, encoded by the exons ATGGGTTGCACTGTTAGAGACAAACACATCCGTACAAATCGGAGACCCCGTGTTCCCAAATCAGATTCCGATTCAACCGATAAATCCTTAGCCAATAAATTGAATTTCCAATTAGGGTTTAATGAATTGTCCCCAAATTCTGATTCAAACCCTAGTTTTAATGAAAATAGTGGTTGGGGGTACTGTACGGAAGAACAATTGGAAGAAATCTTGATGAAAAATTTGGACTTTTTGTATAATGAGGCGATTGCAAAGCTTGTTGCTTTAGGTTATGATGAGGATGTTGCATTGAGGGCTGTTTTGACTAATGGGCATTGTTATGGTGGGATGGATGTGTTGACTAATATTTTGCATAATTCGTTGGCGTTTTTGAATAGTGTGTCGAATGGGAGTTCGAATGGGAATGAGGGGGATTGTGTTGTGAGTGAGCATGTTTTCGATGATTTGAGGCAGTTGGAGGGGTTTTCGTTAGCGGGTATGGTGTGTTTGTTGCAGCAGCTTAAGCCGCAGTTGAGTAAGGGTGATGCTATGTGGTGTTTGCTCATGAGTGATCTTCATGTCGGTCGAGCGAGCGTGATGGAAATCCCGGGTTCGAGTTCgaatggtaatggtaatggtaatgggGATGGTTGTAGTAATGGTGAGTCGAGTGGTCCGGTTGTGAGTAATGTGGAGAAGATGAGTAATGATTCGGTTGGTGTGACTCCGGCTTTGTGTCGGTTTCACGGTGGATGGGGTTTCGGAAGTGGCGGAACGGCTGATTTTCCGATGAGCCGGTTTTTATCGTATGCCGCTTCGGAATTGAGTTTGCAGAGGGAAATCGAGTGTCCGAAGAGGTTTAACCTTACTCCTTCGATGAAAGTGCTTTTAAAAAGAAACGTAGCGATGTTCGCTGCGGGATACCGCGCGAAGAAAAAAGACGCACAAGTTGGTCCAAGCTCGTTGTCAAACGGGCATTCGTCAAACGCGATTGAAGCAGTTGCTGAAAAAACCGAAGAGGCGGTTAAGAATCAAGAAGGGGTGAACATGATGTTGAGTAAGTTTCGCGATATGAATCTCGAAGGTGATACGGAATACGTACCCGAGGATCAAAAAGACGAGATGATCTTGAGTCTGATGCATCAAATCAAAGATCTCGAGAAACAAGTGAAGGAACGGAAAGAATGGGCGCATCAGAAAGCGATGCAAGCTGCGAGAAAACTCAGTAACGATCTCACCGAATTGAAAATGTTACGGATGGAACGGGAGGAGACGCAACGTTTGAAACAGGGGAAGCCGACGGTTGAAGATCCGACGATGAAGCGGCTTTCGGAGATGGAGACTGCTTTGCGGAAAGCGAGCGGTCAAGTTGACCGTGCGAATGCGGCGGTTAGACGGCTTGAAACGGAGAATGCGGAAATCAGAGCGGAAATGGAGGCTTCGAAGTTGAGTGCTTCAGAATCTGTTAATACGTGTTTGGAAGTTGCTAGAAGGGAGAAGAAGTATCTGAAGAGGCTTTTGGCTTGGGAAAAACAGAGAGTTAAGTTGCAGGAGGATATTGCAGCCGAAAAGAGGATGATCGTTGAGTTGCAAGAAGAGATGGTGCGAGTTGAGGCGGCAAAAAAGGCAGCTGAG GCAAAGTGGAAGCAAGAACAGAAAGCTAAAGAACGTGCGCTTGCACAAGTTGAAGAAGAAAGGCGTCTCAAAGAGGCAACAGAAGTCAACAACAAAAGAAAGCAAGAAGCTTTACGTTCCAAAATCGAGTTAGACTTCCAACGCCACAAAGACGACCTCCAGCGACTCGAACAAGAACTCGCACGCCTCAAAACGTCAACCAATTCAGACAACAAGCATCCAACTAACGAGTCAGCAAACGAGACTCCCAACGGGTCCCACCCAACGATTGCAAGGCTGCTCCACGAACTCGACAATCTCGATAACTTCGATGAAAAAGAAAGCGGGATTGATCGGGAATGCATACTATGTTTGAAAGACGAAGTTTCCGTTGTGTTCTTGCCTTGTGCGCATCAAGTTGTTTGTGCTAGTTGCAACGATGAGTACGGGACGAAAGGGAAGGCAACGTGTCCGATCTGTCGTGTGGTTATTGAACAGAGGATTCGTGTTTTCGGGGCCAGCTCTTGA
- the LOC110944326 gene encoding phosphoinositide phospholipase C 6 yields the protein MTAPLQHYFIYTGHNSYLTGNQFNSDCSEVPIIKALLKGVRVIELDLWPNSAKDGIHVLHGWTMTTPVRLSKCLKSIREHAFVNSHYPVIITLEDHLTPNLRTKVATMATEIFGDMLYCPKAGDNDEFPSPEELKHRIILSTKPPKECLESNKLEEELIAEDETPCICENTNPSDKTIS from the exons ATGACTGCGCCGTTGCAACATTATTTCATATACACCGGCCACAACTCGTACCTCACGGGAAACCAGTTCAATAGTGATTGTAGTGAGGTACCAATTATAAAAGCGCTTCTTAAAGGCGTGAGGGTGATCGAGCTAGATTTATGGCCGAATAGTGCAAAAGACGGGATTCATGTTCTTCATGGGTG GACTATGACGACTCCAGTAAGGCTTAGCAAATGTTTGAAGTCAATTAGAGAGCATGCTTTTGTGAATTCTCATTATCCGGTGATCATCACTTTAGAAGATCATCTTACACCAAATCTTCGAACTAAAGTTGCAACG ATGGCGACAGAAATATTTGGAGATATGCTTTACTGTCCAAAAGCAGGAGATAACGATGAATTCCCTTCACCAGAAGAATTAAAGCATCGTATCATTCTTTCAACAAAACCACCAAAAGAATGCCTTGAATCTAATaagcttgaagaagagttgaTTGCAGAGGACGAGACGCCTTGCATCTGTGAAAATACAAACCCGAGTGATAAAACGATTAGCTAA
- the LOC110944325 gene encoding transcription factor MAMYB encodes MEFFDEESRPRFLLQSRSPPKPNPQTESLDNLHKPTLFISLSLSALLLTLSLFYIKSDPFQSIFIWFSLSLLIGPFAPPSLTAGDIRVGLGPTLQPQTPVSQTLEPDPVKRSRIKHRKPDQEYIQIPSVVVENTQKAISEVVVVEEKDWTFEDLELLKKQMVKNPVGMPGRWEAVAEVFKGRHKVESVVKMAKSMGDKKVNDSDSFSKFLKDRKAVDKRVDEVIESERGDGSNVSNNVSNGGSWSSAEDIALLNALKAFPKDVAMRWEKITAAVPGRSKAACMKRVADLKKDFRSSKAASQA; translated from the coding sequence ATGGAGTTCTTCGACGAAGAAAGCAGACCCAGATTCCTCCTTCAATCCCGATCACCCCCTAAACCAAACCCCCAAACCGAATCCCTCGATAACCTCCACAAACCCACCCTCTtcatctctctttctctctctgcaCTCCTCTTAACCCTCTCTCTCTTCTACATCAAATCCGACCCGTTTCAATCCATCTTCATCTGGTTCTCATTATCCCTCCTCATCGGCCCTTTCGCCCCACCATCCCTCACCGCCGGCGACATCCGCGTCGGCCTGGGCCCCACCCTCCAACCCCAAACCCCTGTTTCACAAACCCTAGAACCCGACCCGGTAAAAAGATCCAGAATCAAGCATAGAAAGCCCGATCAGGAGTATATTCAGATACCCTCTGTCGTTGTGGAGAATACCCAGAAGGCGATTAGTGAAGTGGTTGTTGTGGAGGAAAAAGATTGGACCTTTGAGGATCTTGAATTGTTGAAGAAACAGATGGTGAAGAACCCGGTTGGGATGCCCGGGCGGTGGGAGGCGGTGGCGGAGGTGTTTAAAGGGAGGCATAAGGTGGAGAGTGTGGTGAAGATGGCCAAATCGATGGGGGATAAGAAGGTGAATGATTCGGATTCGTTTTCGAAGTTTTTGAAGGATCGGAAGGCGGTGGATAAGCGGGTCGATGAGGTTATCGAGAGTGAAAGAGGCGATGGGAGTAATGTGAGTAACAATGTGAGTAATGGTGGGAGTTGGAGTTCTGCTGAAGATATCGCTTTGTTGAATGCGTTGAAGGCGTTTCCGAAAGATGTTGCTATGAGGTGGGAGAAGATTACTGCTGCTGTTCCGGGGAGGTCGAAAGCGGCTTGTATGAAAAGGGTTGCTGATCTTAAGAAGGATTTTAGGAGTTCGAAAGCTGCTTCACAGGCTTGA
- the LOC110864534 gene encoding pentatricopeptide repeat-containing protein At3g29230: MGVGKIVKLSKPIEKFREIHKNLSLRSSPNLWPDHNHNNEHEPTLRLTHPILTKLDSHPTITLTQFNQIHTQLIVSNLFQHSLAASRVFKKLCASHSTVHHAVNLFHALDEPDAFICNTIIRGLLNSNEPVKAFDFYKEMVGLLVPANNYTYPLVVKVCAELERVREGEKVHTRVVKDGFELNLYVRNALIRFYAVCGRIGDARKVFDVSLEADMVTWNSMIDGYVKNGMVGDAREVFDEMPERDVVSWNSMIAGYGLVGDMVAAQELFDEMPERDVVSWNCLIDGYARIGDVVVARKFFEWMPCRNVVSWNTLLGLYVRCRKFDECLALFDEMLEQGVKANEATVMSVLTACAHLGRLDKGKWVHSYVKNNKNVVIDVLLSTALLTMYAKCGAMDMAKQVFDEMPERTIVSWNSMIMGYGMHGHGEKALEMFLELEKSVLVPNDATFVCILSSCTHAGMVLEGWWYFDLMQRVYKIEPKAEHYGCMVDLLSRVGLMKDSEAMIKNTPLTTGPALWGALLSACRTHSNLELGEMVAKRLIELEPNDVGPYVLLSNIYATAERWDDVENVREMMVKNGLQKPVGSSLVQPGNDGVKSVEEGYSFHKRRLMYSMLSDMGVQMKMSQRNMIQQEE, encoded by the coding sequence ATGGGTGTCGGTAAGATCGTTAAACTCTCCAAACCCATCGAAAAATTCCGAGAAATCCACAAAAACCTCTCCCTCAGATCCTCCCCAAACCTATGGCCTGATCACAACCACAACAACGAACACGAACCCACTTTACGCCTAACCCACCCCATCTTAACCAAACTAGACTCACATCCCACCATTACCTTAACACAATTCAACCAAATACACACCCAACTCATCGTTTCAAATCTCTTCCAACACTCTCTTGCAGCCAGTCGAGTATTCAAGAAACTCTGCGCTTCACATTCTACAGTTCATCATGCCGTTAATCTATTTCACGCTTTAGATGAGCCTGATGCATTCATATGCAACACTATTATAAGAGGGCTTTTAAATTCGAATGAACCAGTAAAGGCTTTTGATTTTTACAAAGAAATGGTGGGATTATTAGTGCCTGCTAATAATTATACGTATCCTTTGGTGGTGAAGGTTTGTGCTGAATTGGAGAGGGTTAGAGAAGGGGAAAAGGTGCATACCCGAGTCGTAAAAGACGGGTTTGAGTTGAATTTGTATGTGCGGAATGCGTTGATTCGGTTTTACGCGGTTTGTGGGAGAATTGGGGATGCACGGAAGGTGTTTGATGTGAGTTTGGAGGCGGATATGGTGACGTGGAACTCGATGATTGACGGGTATGTGAAGAATGGGATGGTTGGTGATGCACGcgaggtgtttgatgaaatgccggAGAGAGATGTGGTTAGTTGGAACTCGATGATTGCGGGGTATGGTTTGGTTGGGGATATGGTGGCTGCACAGGagttgtttgatgaaatgccGGAGAGAGATGTTGTTTCGTGGAATTGTTTGATTGATGGGTATGCGAGAATCGGAGACGTTGTGGTCGCACGTAAATTCTTTGAGTGGATGCCGTGTCGAAACGTTGTTTCGTGGAATACTTTGCTAGGGCTTTACGTGCGGTGTAGAAAGTTTGACGAGTGTTTGGCTCTTTTCGATGAAATGTTGGAACAAGGTGTAAAGGCTAATGAAGCAACGGTTATGAGTGTTTTGACTGCGTGTGCGCACTTGGGAAGACTTGATAAGGGTAAATGGGTCCATTCTTATGTTAAAAACAACAAGAATGTTGTAATAGATGTGTTGCTTTCGACTGCTTTGTTGACGATGTATGCTAAATGTGGAGCTATGGATATGGCTAaacaagtgttcgatgaaatgcctgaGAGAACTATAGTATCATGGAATTCGATGATCATGGGATACGGAATGCACGGGCATGGAGAAAAAGCGTTAGAAATGTTCTTAGAGCTAGAGAAAAGTGTTTTAGTCCCAAACGATGCTACTTTCGTGTGCATTTTGAGTTCGTGTACACATGCCGGAATGGTTTTGGAGGGCTGGTGGTACTTCGACTTGATGCAACGAGTCTACAAGATCGAACCAAAGGCCGAGCACTACGGTTGTATGGTTGATCTCCTTTCTCGAGTTGGTTTGATGAAAGATTCCGAAGCGATGATCAAGAATACACCCTTGACAACGGGACCCGCCTTATGGGGAGCCTTACTGTCGGCTTGTAGGACCCACTCGAATCTAGAACTAGGAGAGATGGTGGCGAAACGTCTTATTGAATTGGAACCAAACGATGTAGGACCGTACGTGTTGTTGTCAAACATATATGCCACTGCAGAGAGATGGGATGATGttgaaaatgtgagagagatGATGGTGAAAAACGGGTTGCAAAAACCGGTGGGGTCGAGCCTGGTTCAACCCGGAAATGATGGTGTTAAATCGGTTGAAGAGGGTTATTCCTTTCACAAGAGGAGATTAATGTACTCCATGTTGAGTGATATGGGTGTGCAAATGAAAATGTCACAAAGAAATATGATTCAACAAGAGGAATAG